The genomic window GTATAATCCGATTTAGGTTTTGTGCAGAGACAAAATAATCAGTGTCGAACAAATTCTTGATATTGATCGCAGCTCGGTAATTGTCCCGCTTATAATAAATAGCTGCATCTGTGCGTACATAACTAGGTAACTCAACCGTGTTGGTTATGTCGGCTTGTCGGTTTCCGTAGTAAAAGGCTCCTACACCGAAGCCTAATCCTTTTAAACTGCCAGATTGAATTTCGTAAGTGGTCCAGAGGTTGAGCGCATGTCTTGGCACATTATTCAGTTGATTACCTACTGGTAAGTCGTTGTCTTCTGTGATTACTGCATCAGTGTAGGCATAGCCAGCAATGATGTTCCACCCCGGTAAGATTTCGCCAGAAATATCAAATTCAATCCCACGACTGCGCTGTTCCCCAACTAGAATTGTTAATCGAGGATCGTTTGGATCTGAGGTTGGCAGATTCGTACGAGTCAAATCATAAAATGCCAAGGTTGCAGCTAATCGCTGTGTCAAATCTGCTTTAACCCCGATTTCATACTGCGTTCCTCGCTCTGGTTGTGGTGTACCTGCACCGAATGCAGATGCTCCCTGATTGAATGAACGGTTATAGCTGGCGTAGAGTGAGATCGGTTTAATCGGCTGGTAAACAATGCCAACACGGGGGCTAAAAGCTTCTGCTTGCGTAAAGTCGCTTGTTTGGTTTAATAAATCCTTAAACTTTCCATTGGCAATGTCATAGCGCCCACCCAAAAGTACTTTTAAGTTTTCTGCTAGGGTGATTTGGTCTTGAAGGTAAAAACCTAATTGTTGCTGCCTACTTTCGTAATTAAAATCTGGAAGAAAATTTTCTGTAATATTTCCATACACAGGATTAAAAATATCCAGAGGAGTAGTATCACTGAAAAAATCGTTAGTATTACTGTCAGTTCTACTCAAGTTAAATCCAGCGACTAGCTCATGCTTGATACTACCTGTTGTCAACTTACCGACCACATAATTGTCTAGATTATAAGCATTTTCATCATAGTTAAAATCCTCAATGCCTCTATCTATGGTACGCAAATCGTCTCGTAATCCGAAAGGAGCCAGAATATTTCGTCTCAGGTGAAACAAAGAAGTCTGAAAAACGCTCCGCGCTTGCCAATTTTCACTAAAGCGATGTTCAAAGTTATAACCAATCCGAAATGCACCGTTAGAGGCGTTATTCAAATCAGGCTCACTAAAAGAACGATTACGAGGAATTATTACGCCATTGGGGTTAGGCAGTACGCTTCCCTGTGCAGGTATCCCAAAATCATACGGTCCCTCTGCAAGGGAATAGCTTGCTTCTAGAGTCAGCTTTGTTCTGTCACTAATTTGCCAGCTTACAGTAGGTGCAATCAAATATTGTTGTTGGTCATAGAAATCAATAAAGCTTTCGTTTGTTCCAGCAGAAGCATTCAGGCGATACAACACCGTTTTACTGTCATTCAATGGACCGGATAA from Nostoc sp. UHCC 0926 includes these protein-coding regions:
- a CDS encoding TonB-dependent siderophore receptor — its product is MKLDKLFQSLLLTIAVMVFISTPTRSEEARENVEGELSPVTVGKSTFNDTLAVTDKEFAHSKSSVLSPSNRKPRHQESQFLGSLGRVKSDEASKKISQLSEIESTSQSAELLVQSPASLSEVVQVTRVQANRTDKGVEVILQTTQGEQLQITNRSAENNFIADIPNAQLRLPNGNGFTFRSQKPVTGIAEITVTNLDANTIRVTVVGEIGVPVVELFDGDEGLIIGLTPATTAMQPPQQPQPEQPTSETPQEQPSAQQDEPIELVVTGEQDGYRVLDTSSATRTDTPLRDIPQSIQVIPQQVIKDQQATRLTDVLKNAPGVVVGSRSPRDPLNVINIRGFDAFTDTLLNGVQDRSIGSVGFGSNIERVEVLKGPSSVLFGQGGLGGKVNLVTKQPLRDPFYFVETSVGSYNSYSGAIDLSGPLNDSKTVLYRLNASAGTNESFIDFYDQQQYLIAPTVSWQISDRTKLTLEASYSLAEGPYDFGIPAQGSVLPNPNGVIIPRNRSFSEPDLNNASNGAFRIGYNFEHRFSENWQARSVFQTSLFHLRRNILAPFGLRDDLRTIDRGIEDFNYDENAYNLDNYVVGKLTTGSIKHELVAGFNLSRTDSNTNDFFSDTTPLDIFNPVYGNITENFLPDFNYESRQQQLGFYLQDQITLAENLKVLLGGRYDIANGKFKDLLNQTSDFTQAEAFSPRVGIVYQPIKPISLYASYNRSFNQGASAFGAGTPQPERGTQYEIGVKADLTQRLAATLAFYDLTRTNLPTSDPNDPRLTILVGEQRSRGIEFDISGEILPGWNIIAGYAYTDAVITEDNDLPVGNQLNNVPRHALNLWTTYEIQSGSLKGLGFGVGAFYYGNRQADITNTVELPSYVRTDAAIYYKRDNYRAAINIKNLFDTDYFVSAQNLNRIIPGDPLTIQGTISWEF